Within Candidatus Desulfatibia profunda, the genomic segment AATGGAAATTTCACGATATCCGCAAGGATGAGGGCATAAAAAACGTATTGCATCATCTCATTGTTGATGAAGCGTCGGTCGGCAAAGATATGTGGAACGAGATGAAGACCGCCATCATCAATCATCTATTACCTTGAACCGCAACAGGTAGTATGCTTTTGAAATTGATTCGTATTCAACTCCTCTTATGTCTGCTGCTGGCCGCAGTCTTAACCGGCTGTGACTCCCTGCGGTTCTATAGCCAGGCAGTGTCCGGCCAGGTCGCTCTTTTAAACAAACGCCGTTCCATTGACCGCTTCCTGGCCGATGCTCAAACCCCTGAAAAACTAAAAAACAAACTTAGGTTGATTCTGGAATTGCGCGCTTATGCCATAAACACCCTGCACCTGCCGGTCAATGACCACTACCTAAGCTTCGTTGAACTCGATCGTCCCTATGTTCTCTGGATCGTGTATGCCACGCCGGAATTTTCTTTAACGCCCAAAACCTGGTGCCACCCGGTGGTCGGTTGTACGGCCTACCGGGGATATTTTTCACAAGAAAACGCCCAGCGTTATGCTGACAAACTAAAAAAAGAAAAACTCGACGTTTATGTCGGCGGTGTTCGCGCTTATTCCACGCTGGGCTGGTTTGACGATCCGGTTTACAGCTCGTTTGTTTATGATGCTGAAGCCGAGCTGGCAGCACTTGTTTTTCATGAACTGGCCCACCAGATCTTATATGTCAACGACGACACAACCTTTAATGAAAGCTTTGCTACCGCCGTTGAACAAGAAGCTGTGCGCCGCTGGCTGGCCGCCCGCAATAATCCTGCCGCCTTTGGCGATTATCAGGCGAGCTTCCGGCGCCGCCGGCAGTTTGTGCAACTGATCGAAAAATACCGCGGCCGGCTTACAGCGCTGTATAGCAAAGATTTGCCGGAGCCGGAAAAACGGCGTATCAAAGCTTTGGTATTTGACGAGTTGAAAGATGAATACAGGCTGCTGAAACAGCAGTGGGATGGAGATTTGGGCTATGATGCCTGGTTTGGTCATAAATTAAACAATGCTCAGTTGATCACCGTATCCATCTATCATGATCTTGTCCCGGCGTTTTTAAGCCTTCTGCAAGCCTGCGACAACGATCTCCAACGGTTCTATCAAAAATGCCGGGATCTTGCTCAAAAGTCCAAAGCAGAACGCCAGCTCTATCTTCAAAAAGAGTCTCGAATTTGGCTTTCCCCAAGCTGATTTAG encodes:
- a CDS encoding aminopeptidase, coding for MKLIRIQLLLCLLLAAVLTGCDSLRFYSQAVSGQVALLNKRRSIDRFLADAQTPEKLKNKLRLILELRAYAINTLHLPVNDHYLSFVELDRPYVLWIVYATPEFSLTPKTWCHPVVGCTAYRGYFSQENAQRYADKLKKEKLDVYVGGVRAYSTLGWFDDPVYSSFVYDAEAELAALVFHELAHQILYVNDDTTFNESFATAVEQEAVRRWLAARNNPAAFGDYQASFRRRRQFVQLIEKYRGRLTALYSKDLPEPEKRRIKALVFDELKDEYRLLKQQWDGDLGYDAWFGHKLNNAQLITVSIYHDLVPAFLSLLQACDNDLQRFYQKCRDLAQKSKAERQLYLQKESRIWLSPS